The proteins below come from a single Hippocampus zosterae strain Florida chromosome 5, ASM2543408v3, whole genome shotgun sequence genomic window:
- the mtbp gene encoding mdm2-binding protein isoform X2, translated as MDRYVLVLSVCQADNEETKECECLDQSKQIYEQIVAFSSQETARGISVLPPCSLSGSPSFQRWYFAVQACHGEMQFCSSHWEDVGAVHQRVDNEEENQTALELCVASLSLQEGSVQKCDEATLTELLEEAAEGVHALSDKLPPPGKALLDVLVFGCVEGCPALKILLPLLGALRHMSSWHSAKITVITQHTTGWQKTASYLSAGLLECTELTSCINASELWRGGLAIREKKHVSELRFDGFSLRTPDYKSGHMEEPHFTADPKLETEVFQYYAPVLDLLHLVTLSDLPSFLMSSTHFELVLSGKSVKSKLLLEQLKSLRGKVGALFSLSCMVTSMAQPSAAQISSQRWRESLVRRPKSLLTPDVEVKGESAHYFLLVQGSDNTEDGVCTVRVLHSDCQINGVPAMASFLGQKLLSSSGTRSDILSLPCLQGDGLLRRERKVAQVQALVIKEYFRQNKKSSLVPLSDLKAILNMAREQYLRKSDSMLPRASSLTDSMATKNPALETMSHTQSVWPERSVLHNIENLQKRRQRGRLGLLGSGSSDNLLGPKECAKGSTTLLDAKELLKHFTLDGKPTSELQPLPLIRGHNAFQLSSDLCPGSVSKMSFKKATSSHYHGIDFCLDNQCSLDRDQAFVRLQSRLIRYETQTTCSREPCVLPFATSPAPSPAVMSEPGSVPDGETLQNTDVARLKRRSWDTDVGGYPRKRQAKSESSDSLCSQSSGGNGTHININSQRQTPRSQSVSSSTPSSSSAPRTSSGLLNQSSADKHKTQEQRTDHRLTDSNNAKESRSQKHNRMLQEVVVKTLKQHGISAEHECFEACSKRLFDISKFFLKDLKTSRGLHEEMKKAACSNAKQVIDWVLDKTLKS; from the exons ATGGACAGATATGTGCTTGTTTTATCCGTCTGTCAGGCAGATAACGAAGAAACTAAGGAGTGCGAAT GTCTGGACCAATCGAAGCAGATTTATGAACAAATTGTGGCATTTTCCTCTCAGGAAACAGCCAGAGGAATCTCTGTGCTCCCAC CGTGTTCTCTCAGTGGAAGCCCTTCATTTCAGAGGTGGTACTTTGCTGTTCAGGCTTGCCATGGCGAAATGCAG TTTTGCAGCTCACACTGGGAAGATGTGGGTGCAGTCCACCAGAGAgtggacaatgaagaggagaacCAAACTGCTTTGGAGCTTTGTGTTGCTTCCCTGAGTCTTCAGGAAGGATCGGTTCAAAAGTGTGACGAAGCAACTCTAACTGA ATTGCTCGAGGAGGCCGCAGAAGGAGTGCATGCATTGTCAGACAAACTTCCACCTCCAG GCAAAGCATTGTTAGATGTGCTGGTGTTTGGCTGTGTTGAGGGGTGTCCTGCATTAAAAATCCTCTTACCACTGTTGGGAGCCCTTCGACACATGAGCTCCTGGCACTCTGCCAAGATCACTGTCATCACTCAGCATACGACAGG GTGGCAAAAAACTGCATCATACCTGAGTGCTGGTCTGTTGGAGTGTACTGAGTTAACCAGCTGTATCAATGCTAGTGAACTTTGGAGAGGGGGCTTGGCCATCAGAGAGAAGAAG CATGTGTCCGAGCTTCGTTTCGATGGCTTTTCTCTGCGCACTCCTGATTATAAATCCGGTCACATGGAAGAGCCACACTTTACTGCTGACCCCAAACTAGAGACTGAG GTCTTCCAGTACTACGCCCCAGTTTTAGACCTGCTTCATCTGGTTACCCTGTCAGACCTGCCAAGCTTTCTGATGTCCAGCACACACTTTGAACT AGTGCTGTCTGGCAAGTCAGTGAAATCTAAACTTCTTTTGGAACAGCTCAAGTCACTTCGTGGAAAG GTAGGAGCTTTGTTCAGCCTTTCCTGCATGGTCACCTCCATGGCCCAGCCGTCAGCAGCCCAAATCAGCTCCCAGCGCTGGAGAGAATCTCTAGTCAGGAGACCCAAGTCCTTACTCA CACCTGATGTCGAGGTCAAGGGAGAGAGTGCTCACTACTTCTTGTTGGTCCAGGGTTCAGACAATACTGAAGATGGAGTCTGCACAGTCAGGGTGTTGCACTCTGACTGTCAAATTAATGGCGTGCCAGCCATGGCATCATTCTTGGGACAGAAGCTGCTGTCATCATCAG GTACAAGAAGCGACATCCTATCTTTGCCTTGTCTCCAAGGAGACGGTCTGCTGAGGAGAGAGCGGAAGGTGGCCCAGGTCCAGGCACTGGTAATTAAAGAATACTTCA GACAGAACAAAAAATCCTCTTTGGTACCACTCAGTGACTTGAAGGCTATTCTGAACATGGCTAGGGAGCAATACTTGAGGAAGTCTGACTCCATGCTTCCCCGCGCTTCTTCCCTGACCGACAGCATGGCCACGAAGAACCCAG CATTAGAAACAATGTCCCACACTCAATCTGTTTGGCCTGAGAGGAGTGTACTCCACAACATTGAGAACCTACAGAAAAGACGACAGAGGGGAAG ACTTGGCTTGTTGGGTTCTGGCTCCAGTGACAACCTTCTGGGTCCAAAAGAATGTGCTAAGGGTTCCACTACCTTACTGGATGCTAAAGAACTTTTAAAACACTTCACACTCGATGGCAAGCCAACCAGTGAGCTACAACCTCTGCCCCTTATTAGAGG TCATAATGCGTTCCAGTTGTCATCGGACTTGTGTCCCGGGAGTGTCAGTAAGATGTCCTTTAAAAAGGCCACATCATCCCATTACCACGGAATCGA CTTCTGCCTGGATAACCAGTGCTCCTTAGACCGAGACCAGGCTTTTGTACGCCTCCAGTCCCGTCTCATTCGCTACGAGACGCAAACCACCTGTTCCAGGGAACCATGTGTCCTACCGTTTGCGACGAGCCCCGCCCCTTCTCCCGCAGTGATGTCGGAACCAGGAAGCGTTCCTGATGGGGAGACTCTGCAGAACACTGACGTAGCCCGACTCAAACGCAGGTCCTGGGACACAGATGTTGGAGGCTATCCCCGCAAGAG GCAAGCCAAGTCAGAGAGCAGCGACTCCTTGTGTTCTCAAAGCAGTGGTGGTAATGGGACACACATTAACATCAACTCACAACGACAAACACCCAGATCCCAGTCGGTCTCCTCTTCCACACCCTCTTCCTCTTCTGCTCCAAGAACATCATCTG GTTTGTTGAATCAGTCTTCAGCCGACAAGCATAAAACGCAGGAGCAGAGGACTGATCACAGGCTGACAGACAGTAACAATGCCAAGGAATCACGTTCCCAGAAGCACAAtagg
- the mtbp gene encoding mdm2-binding protein isoform X1 translates to MDRYVLVLSVCQADNEETKECECLDQSKQIYEQIVAFSSQETARGISVLPPCSLSGSPSFQRWYFAVQACHGEMQFCSSHWEDVGAVHQRVDNEEENQTALELCVASLSLQEGSVQKCDEATLTELLEEAAEGVHALSDKLPPPGKALLDVLVFGCVEGCPALKILLPLLGALRHMSSWHSAKITVITQHTTGWQKTASYLSAGLLECTELTSCINASELWRGGLAIREKKHVSELRFDGFSLRTPDYKSGHMEEPHFTADPKLETEVFQYYAPVLDLLHLVTLSDLPSFLMSSTHFELVLSGKSVKSKLLLEQLKSLRGKVGALFSLSCMVTSMAQPSAAQISSQRWRESLVRRPKSLLTPDVEVKGESAHYFLLVQGSDNTEDGVCTVRVLHSDCQINGVPAMASFLGQKLLSSSGGTRSDILSLPCLQGDGLLRRERKVAQVQALVIKEYFRQNKKSSLVPLSDLKAILNMAREQYLRKSDSMLPRASSLTDSMATKNPALETMSHTQSVWPERSVLHNIENLQKRRQRGRLGLLGSGSSDNLLGPKECAKGSTTLLDAKELLKHFTLDGKPTSELQPLPLIRGHNAFQLSSDLCPGSVSKMSFKKATSSHYHGIDFCLDNQCSLDRDQAFVRLQSRLIRYETQTTCSREPCVLPFATSPAPSPAVMSEPGSVPDGETLQNTDVARLKRRSWDTDVGGYPRKRQAKSESSDSLCSQSSGGNGTHININSQRQTPRSQSVSSSTPSSSSAPRTSSGLLNQSSADKHKTQEQRTDHRLTDSNNAKESRSQKHNRMLQEVVVKTLKQHGISAEHECFEACSKRLFDISKFFLKDLKTSRGLHEEMKKAACSNAKQVIDWVLDKTLKS, encoded by the exons ATGGACAGATATGTGCTTGTTTTATCCGTCTGTCAGGCAGATAACGAAGAAACTAAGGAGTGCGAAT GTCTGGACCAATCGAAGCAGATTTATGAACAAATTGTGGCATTTTCCTCTCAGGAAACAGCCAGAGGAATCTCTGTGCTCCCAC CGTGTTCTCTCAGTGGAAGCCCTTCATTTCAGAGGTGGTACTTTGCTGTTCAGGCTTGCCATGGCGAAATGCAG TTTTGCAGCTCACACTGGGAAGATGTGGGTGCAGTCCACCAGAGAgtggacaatgaagaggagaacCAAACTGCTTTGGAGCTTTGTGTTGCTTCCCTGAGTCTTCAGGAAGGATCGGTTCAAAAGTGTGACGAAGCAACTCTAACTGA ATTGCTCGAGGAGGCCGCAGAAGGAGTGCATGCATTGTCAGACAAACTTCCACCTCCAG GCAAAGCATTGTTAGATGTGCTGGTGTTTGGCTGTGTTGAGGGGTGTCCTGCATTAAAAATCCTCTTACCACTGTTGGGAGCCCTTCGACACATGAGCTCCTGGCACTCTGCCAAGATCACTGTCATCACTCAGCATACGACAGG GTGGCAAAAAACTGCATCATACCTGAGTGCTGGTCTGTTGGAGTGTACTGAGTTAACCAGCTGTATCAATGCTAGTGAACTTTGGAGAGGGGGCTTGGCCATCAGAGAGAAGAAG CATGTGTCCGAGCTTCGTTTCGATGGCTTTTCTCTGCGCACTCCTGATTATAAATCCGGTCACATGGAAGAGCCACACTTTACTGCTGACCCCAAACTAGAGACTGAG GTCTTCCAGTACTACGCCCCAGTTTTAGACCTGCTTCATCTGGTTACCCTGTCAGACCTGCCAAGCTTTCTGATGTCCAGCACACACTTTGAACT AGTGCTGTCTGGCAAGTCAGTGAAATCTAAACTTCTTTTGGAACAGCTCAAGTCACTTCGTGGAAAG GTAGGAGCTTTGTTCAGCCTTTCCTGCATGGTCACCTCCATGGCCCAGCCGTCAGCAGCCCAAATCAGCTCCCAGCGCTGGAGAGAATCTCTAGTCAGGAGACCCAAGTCCTTACTCA CACCTGATGTCGAGGTCAAGGGAGAGAGTGCTCACTACTTCTTGTTGGTCCAGGGTTCAGACAATACTGAAGATGGAGTCTGCACAGTCAGGGTGTTGCACTCTGACTGTCAAATTAATGGCGTGCCAGCCATGGCATCATTCTTGGGACAGAAGCTGCTGTCATCATCAG GAGGTACAAGAAGCGACATCCTATCTTTGCCTTGTCTCCAAGGAGACGGTCTGCTGAGGAGAGAGCGGAAGGTGGCCCAGGTCCAGGCACTGGTAATTAAAGAATACTTCA GACAGAACAAAAAATCCTCTTTGGTACCACTCAGTGACTTGAAGGCTATTCTGAACATGGCTAGGGAGCAATACTTGAGGAAGTCTGACTCCATGCTTCCCCGCGCTTCTTCCCTGACCGACAGCATGGCCACGAAGAACCCAG CATTAGAAACAATGTCCCACACTCAATCTGTTTGGCCTGAGAGGAGTGTACTCCACAACATTGAGAACCTACAGAAAAGACGACAGAGGGGAAG ACTTGGCTTGTTGGGTTCTGGCTCCAGTGACAACCTTCTGGGTCCAAAAGAATGTGCTAAGGGTTCCACTACCTTACTGGATGCTAAAGAACTTTTAAAACACTTCACACTCGATGGCAAGCCAACCAGTGAGCTACAACCTCTGCCCCTTATTAGAGG TCATAATGCGTTCCAGTTGTCATCGGACTTGTGTCCCGGGAGTGTCAGTAAGATGTCCTTTAAAAAGGCCACATCATCCCATTACCACGGAATCGA CTTCTGCCTGGATAACCAGTGCTCCTTAGACCGAGACCAGGCTTTTGTACGCCTCCAGTCCCGTCTCATTCGCTACGAGACGCAAACCACCTGTTCCAGGGAACCATGTGTCCTACCGTTTGCGACGAGCCCCGCCCCTTCTCCCGCAGTGATGTCGGAACCAGGAAGCGTTCCTGATGGGGAGACTCTGCAGAACACTGACGTAGCCCGACTCAAACGCAGGTCCTGGGACACAGATGTTGGAGGCTATCCCCGCAAGAG GCAAGCCAAGTCAGAGAGCAGCGACTCCTTGTGTTCTCAAAGCAGTGGTGGTAATGGGACACACATTAACATCAACTCACAACGACAAACACCCAGATCCCAGTCGGTCTCCTCTTCCACACCCTCTTCCTCTTCTGCTCCAAGAACATCATCTG GTTTGTTGAATCAGTCTTCAGCCGACAAGCATAAAACGCAGGAGCAGAGGACTGATCACAGGCTGACAGACAGTAACAATGCCAAGGAATCACGTTCCCAGAAGCACAAtagg